In the Magnolia sinica isolate HGM2019 chromosome 15, MsV1, whole genome shotgun sequence genome, one interval contains:
- the LOC131226733 gene encoding annexin D5-like gives MSTLSVPPVLTSPQHDAVQLYKAFKGFGCDTGTVVDILAHRDATQRALIQQEYRTMYSDELTKRLSSELSGDLKRAVLLWMHDPAGRDATIVRQALTGDIIDLKAATEVICSRSSSQIQVFKQAYHAKFGVHLEHDLNFHTSSDHLKLLLAYVSITRYEGPEVDRAMVDKDAKVLYKAGEKKLGTDEKTFIHIFSERSRPHLAAVSIAYHHMYGNSLKKAVKSETSGLFEDALLTILRCAENPAKYFAKVLHKAMKGMGTNDTTLIRVVVSRTEIDMQYIKAEYQKKYRKPLGDAIHSETSGHYRAFLLALVGPNH, from the exons ATGTCGACTCTGAGCGTTCCACCGGTGCTTACATCGCCTCAACATGACGCCGTCCAACTCTACAAAGCTTTCAAAG GATTTGGCTGCGACACTGGAACAGTTGTTGATATCCTTGCCCATCGTGATGCAACACAGCGCGCTCTCATTCAGCAGGAATACAGAACCATGTATTCCGACGAGCTCACCAAGCGTCTCTCTTCAGAGCTTAGTGGTGACCTTAAG agaGCAGTTCTTCTTTGGATGCATGATCCAGCTGGACGCGATGCAACCATAGTCAGGCAGGCATTAACTGGGGATATCATTGATCTGAAAGCTGCTACTGAAGTAATATGTTCTCGGTCCTCATCTCAGATACAAGTATTTAAACAAGCATATCATGCAAAATTCGGTGTGCATCTTGAGCATGACCTCAACTTTCACACCAGCAGTGATCACCtgaag TTGCTGCTTGCTTATGTAAGCATAACACGCTATGAAGGCCCAGAGGTTGATCGAGCAATGGTAGATAAAGATGCTAAGGTTCTCTATAAAGCTGGGGAAAAGAAATTGGGAACAGATGAGAAGACCTTCATTCACATTTTCAGTGAACGGAGCAGGCCGCATCTGGCTGCTGTTTCTATTGCTTACCATCACATGTATGGCAACTCACTCAAAAAG GCAGTCAAGAGCGAAACATCTGGACTTTTTGAGGATGCACTCCTGACTATCCTACGATGCGCCGAGAATCCTGCCAAGTACTTTGCTAAG GTGTTGCACAAGGCGATGAAGGGTATGGGAACCAATGATACAACCCTTATAAGGGTAGTGGTGTCAAGGACTGAAATCGATATGCAGTATATAAAGGCAGAATACCAGAAGAAATACAGAAAGCCGTTGGGAGATGCGATTCACTCAGAGACGTCAGGCCATTACCGAGCATTTCTCCTTGCCCTTGTGGGTCCAAACCATTAG